From the genome of Monomorium pharaonis isolate MP-MQ-018 chromosome 1, ASM1337386v2, whole genome shotgun sequence:
tttatgagcaaCATTAACTTTAAcgtaatttagtttaaaaatattaactcgTATccctgttaaaaaattattataaatcactATTGTGCAACAATTATTAGGCATGTACGAGATgcactattataattataataaattttattataataaaattattacgttatattatataaatattataataaaatataacgaatatgtcttataatattagattatattataaattaataggtATAATACGACAAAAGCGAAAATAAATGAGAGGTTTACTTATCATGCGTGCCAGAGAGACATAACCTTTCCGTCTCGAGCTCCAAATACACGAAATGAAATTCTCAATGAGTGCACTCGCCCtatcataattattcaaatcCGATCGAGTCAAGGATAAACTGGTACGATAGAACAGATCGATCGGGATCAATCGTAACGTAGCGAATGCGGCATCCGCTGCAGATCAGatgagagaagagagagagagaggagaaagatagagagagagagagagagagagagagagaaaatgtaTACGCGTCGTGCCAACATGGCGGTAATCCTATCAGCTGATAGCGGTCACCGCTGGTTGGAATGACGAGCCGTGTTTTGGTTAATCGGGTTAAATCGCGATAGGTAATCCTCTTCCTCCTGCACCGCTGCTGCCCTGTCATTGTTCTCGCCTCCTCGTGGCCGATCGACGGAAGGCTGTCTGCGCTAGGAGCTGCGCCTGTCTTGGCCTACCCACGCTACTACTTGACGTCCGTGATAAATACGTGCGAGATCCGGACGGATGACGCATCGACGACGATGCTAACGTTGCATTTTTCACACGCTGACACGTACACGTATCACCGCTGCGGCAGCAAACGGGAGCAACCGACAAGAACGAGTGCGTGTCGCTGACAGGCGGTGAGTAGCGGCACCACCACGTGGGAATGTCGTAAGGGTGACGATCGGTCCGTCGgttagagagaaaaagagaaagagacctAGACTGGAGTTAGCTCGGGCGGATCGCCGGTGAGCGAGCGAGACGTCTCGCTTTGATCCTCGCAGCGCGACGCGGTGCGGGATCGTCATCACGAGAGCGAGCGGTCGGTGATGAGCGACTCCGAACAACGGCAGTTGCACGTGCCTTACCGAGAGTACCACAGCCAGAATAACACCAGCCCCGCCACCACCGCAGCAgccgccaccgccgctgcCGCTCTGGTGGAGACCGATGCGCTGGTGGACCTGTCCATCGCGTGTCCCGTGACcagcggcagcagcagcagtagcaGTAGTAGCCATCATCATCAACGCCTGTCGTCATCGCAAAACGATcagccgccgtcgccgtcgacAGCTGACCTGCTTCCAGACGTCGAGTTCATTCCCGGCTTGAGCAACGACCAAACCCTAACCATAGATTCCTCCGGGATCGACCGGGAGAGCCAGCCTCTCCTCGGTCGCTTGGAGCTCGACGTCACGTTCAACAGATTTCCAGGTTTGTTTTGTTCAGGCGCTTGCTACGGTGCAACAGTGTCCTCTCGCAGCTGTGTACACCCACTGGTGATTTATAGTGGGTACTTTCCAGCAATGTACACAGGCAACattgtatatgtgtatgtgtatgtatgtgtaacacaatacatatattagtcagtgtttttttaactataatgCAAATCGATACAATTAAGCTGAAGTGCTGTGTTTGAATGCAGAACATAGAAtcataataatatcataaagaTGTCATCGTCACTTTATTTATCACTTATAGGTACATATAAGAGGTGATTTTTGGCGAttgtttggtacatgtactAAATTGTACCAGAActaataagataaaagtttaCTTATATTGGTTCTAGTACAGTTTGGTATGTGTgctttggtacatgtaccaaataATTGCTAAAAATCACCTAAGATAGCCCTCATAACAAATATTGTAAGGATATCATTTGTCACTCAATGATATCATAAAGAGGGCATTgatacgtaaaatataaataatctacCTTACATGTATACAATGTAAACTTTGTTTTACATGTTATCTGTATAAACAATAATCCATGAGTCAGGAGATTTAGATCTTATCAGAAAGagtaaagattatattttttaatttttaatatacttttattttattaatactaaagCTAGATGTATTAACAttcttataacttaattactTTTCTCTGTATTGTGTCagtcaatttataataatttatattgattgtattgtttatatgaaaaaaatttgcgtAAACTTTgtaaacaatatgtaaataatttatgtaatttacgGCGTAACTCTGATTATGATATTGAGTgacaaatgatatttttaagatattatgaTTTCTGTGTTCTACCTGAATTCATGaacataatgttaaaatataaaaagttatcagCATTTCAGCTACAAATTGTCATTGTGCATTACTGTATCACACAGCACACAGCTGTGTTCTATTGCTGGAAAGCAccttatacataaaattacctTCTAAcaattgtcattttttatattggttATCatgtacatttaaaattacaccTGTATGTTTGTACTTGTAGATGATCCACAATTCTCAGAACTGGTTTGGCAGGCTGAATGCGCGATAGACAATGGAGTTTACCCAGAGAGGATATACCAGGGTTCCAGCGGAAGTTACTTTGTCAAAAATCCAGCTGGGGTAAGATTCAGCTTCTCAAAAAGTAGATTACAATCGAAATGAGAAATTAAGTTTTGCTATTGTCATTCTTGATTCCGCGAAATACAGTGATGTGTAAATGACAATGATCCTGTACTGTTTTGTCAGAAAATTATAGGTGTGTTCAAACCAAAAGACGAGGAGCCTTATGGCAGGTTGAATCCAAAATGGACAAAATGGATGCACAAGCTCTGCTGTCCATGCTGTTTTGGCAGGAGTTGTCTGATTCCAAATCAAGGATACCTCAGCGAGGCGGGCGCCAGCCTGGTCGATCGCAAGCTCGGCCTCGGCATCGTGCCGAACACCAGAGTGGTAAAACTCGTCAGCGAAGTGTTCAATTATCCCCGTTTAGATCGTCAGAAGGCGCGCATGAAGCAGGCGATTATGGACCAGTTCCCCACGGTAGGATCGCATTTCAATCGCATTGGTCTACCACCTAAAGTCGGTTCCTTCCAAGTTTTCGTGGATAACTACAAGGACGCCGATTACTGGCTGAGACGATGGGAGAACGAGTCCATGCCAACGCGCCTGAGTAGAGAATTCCAGCTTCAGTTCGAGCGTTTAGTCATCCTGGATTATATCATCAGAAATACAGATAGGGGTAAATGACAAAACCATTTCTCTATAATAATGCAggtttattattgaaaaaatcttgaatttcagcgaatctattttttacccttcaaaatgataaattttcatGATAAGATTTTATCGATACTCATTGcaaagtttttgaaattttacttttaaatttaaactatccttttgtaaaaaaattagttttttcataatttttttcttaattatgcaaaatagattagcaataaatgtaacatataCGTATGTCGTGCATTTCGTTATGTAACTTATACGTCATTATACGTCATGGAAAAGtattaaagagagagagagagagagagagagagagagagagagagagagaaataatatgaattatatttatataattcatatgatttctttcatattttttcaatattttaatactttttgaaaattttatttttaatatttaaaacttaaatgactttttatgatttgtgtgtgtgtgtgcgtgcgtgcgtgcgtgcgtgcgtgcgtgcgtgcgtgcgtgcgtgcgtgcgtgcgtgcgtgcgtgcgtgcgtgcgtgcgtgcgtgcgtgcgtgcgtgcgtgcgtgcgtgtgtgcgtgcgtgcgtgcgtgtgtgtgtgtgattaaagaatatttaaacaaataataaaattattttgaaactgCATTAAAAAGGTCtttaatcttgaaattttgtataaaatgctTGAAAAATCCAggaattttcaagaaatttcttttacaaaatttaagtaaacatCCTGCGACATAATTTTGTAGCAATTTAAATTACGTTTCCTCatgatttaattatgtttgtaGGTAATGACAATTGGTTAATCAAGTACGACACTAGCATTAGCAAAAATGGATCTGAACAGGGTGAAGTGAAAATCGCGGCGATTGACAATGGCCTGGCTTTTCCCTTTAAACATCCAGATTCTTGGAGGGCGTATCCTTACCACTGGGCATGGTTAACTCAGGCGAAACAGCCATTCAGCGAAGTCACGAGGGAGCTAGTCTTACCGCAACTCTCGGACCAGAATTTCGTACAGGATCTCTGCGATGATTTGTATCAGCTATTCAAAGTATGCCCTCATTATTCAACAAACGTCTCGCGTTGCGCTCATCGTTTGTGCAACAATAATCTAATgcaaacataatttattcgtCCATTTCTGTAGCAAGACAAAGGCTTCGACAAACATCACTTCGACAAGCAAATGAGCGTGATGCGCGGCCAAATTTTGAACCTGCAACAGGCACTGAAAGACGCCAAGAGCCCCGTGCAATTGGTACAAATGCCGGCTGTAATTGTGGAAAagtatacacatttttttacttttatttttagatacacaataataaatgttacaaagTTTCActcattgtttttctttaggGCCAAAGGAAACGGTACTCCCAGGTTGTTTTCATTTTCTGACACGTTTACCCAACGCTTCCAGAACAAGAGTCCTTTTTTCTCATGGTGTTGAAAACGAGAATTCGTAACTTGACTTGAGTGCTCGTGAATAAGTGTCAGTGATATCAGTGTCAGTCACATTGTTATCTCCGTCgcgaaaaatgttattatttttctaagttTATTTCTACCTCTCttaagttttatttctatCGCGCGGCTGCAAATTGATCAGGAGGATATGATTATCCTTTTTAGGACTGTCTTGTATTTataatctctttctttttctcagaGAATCTTCTTTAATCGAGATATAAGATATTCGTACAACTATATTGTAtacagtaaatatatatatatataatgttataaaaaattttcttttactgcgaacaaattgtaaaaaagagagaatgaaatttagatataatatataatccaTAAACACGAAAAAAATACAGGTGCAGGTTGTACGAAATGTCTCTCTCGTGTCTtccacacgtacacacacacgtgtgcgctcttacatacacacacacacacacacacacgcatacacattATAGTTTGTGCCAATCGGTACTGTGAAAAGAAAGCGTAGATCAATACCTAAAGAACTACTAATGTCATGCTGCAGcttagaaaattgaaaaataaaaatatcttatattttgaatatacgatattttttcttctattttcgcATGCCGAAAAGGTGGCATTGGTTATTTCAGTTCTACGAGGTGTTGGTCACTTGATACTTAAACCGCTGTATAAATTTTTGGGAAATTAAACTGTGATTCTTGTGGTACACGCATGTCATATCACATTGCATATGTACTGACAACAGGAAGTTCCACATGGTtatatacataacaattaAGTACAAATGAAATTGCTATTTGAATACATAGATGAAGTAGAGTTTCTAGcgcaatttttatgaaattgtatttttgtctATTATTCTCTTTTGTAATATACATGCCGTTTCGTATTAGAGAAATAGAATCACGTAATGAGATTTTATGCGAGTTCAAAACTGATATCAAAACCATGATGTAAGAATACATCATTGTATTCTTACATCATGATTAAAATGACACATTTTATGAGTTTATgagttacaataaaaataacatgaaGTTAGTTTTGGATCATGAGTCGGACATATCTTAATcggatttttaaaatattatgaaacttagaaatttcaaaatgttatttaaatgttttgataTTTCTTATAACGCCGTTTATATACACGCAGAATAATATTGATGCAATTGGACATTGTATATAtctgtatacatattttacgataaGAGAGATCTGAAGCTACAATATGGAGGTTGTCGAGGTTTGTTCAAAAAGGAAAGCCTCATCATGTACCAAAACGATGGCATGTCCATGCAAGACAAAAGTAATTGTCAtctcattaatattttcatcgaTATCTTACAAGTTTtcaaatacttaatatttatatttaatgcttTTGACATAATGCATGAAAAATTCACTATTATGATTGAGATACTCCGTAcgcaactttttattataataatttgataggattgcaaattaatgtacttataattgttaatatctGATGTAATTTCAcgattgtatattatattctagTACAATATTGgttattagtataaaattattaacatttatataactcACAATATATTACTGATCACAGTACAAAAGATACGTGCAGCCACCACGTACAAAATCCTTTGCACCAGAgcgattatataaaataccgTCGGAACAATTTGAAGACAGAACGACGTATCACTTGTCTTATCTGAATGTCGATCGCGCAGCGGCACGTTGTGCGCGACTGCAACCAATTCGTCCCGTCCAAGCTTTTCAAAAAAGTACTGGCAAGTTTTTCGACGaaacaacaaataaattatcttaccAACCTGTATGGCAGACCGTAAAAGCAGAGCCTATCATACCGAAACGTCGGTAAGACGAAGTATTTGCATCTTATCATTGTATCAGTATTcctaatatttgtaaaatgtgaaaattaattCACGTGAACAGGACATATCTTCTCCCTACGTTgagaagatatttaaattgtgcTGTAATTTAAGAAGAATTTTAGCGAGTTGGTCTGTGATTATACGTCGAAGTCCTTGTGTTACGAAACAAAGAACaagtcttttatttatttatttatttaggaaTAAAATcctagataaaaaattttgcatacatcgcttatttgttatataactCAAAAgtcagttttttaatttaaatatttataattaataaaattttgttatttttaaaataagattttagtaTAAGGATTTGGTCTACTAATTATAAAggaataaatgtattataagcTCTTCACTCTCTCTGTATGAAATTtcatcagaatttttttatagacaattaaaaaataattttttaattatattgttgtgACAAATAAGCAAgatgtttcttctttttgtttatCAATTCAGCAGATCAAATTTGAGTTAATCTTGAAAAAGAGACTTTCTTAtgtgtatttcttttaatataaaacaaaaaatgggACTTTACattggaaaattattatcatcttTTATCAATAGATGATAGACATGAAAATTTGAAGcaagtttatataataattttactatgtaGACTATTGAGTACAGGCGTAATGGAAACTGTAACGACGGTCCGTCACGATTACGGGATGAAACACGTGGAGAGACCAGAAATGATTATACCCTGCGGAAATATTCGCACAAGTTCAGCTCCGTTGGATGACACAACGATGGCAAAAATGTCTTACGTTTCTCCAGGACTTATTGAACCTGTAATCAGTTTCAAACCAATATTAAAGTATCGTCCATCGAGCCAGGCACTTTCAAAAGAGACGACGCAAAAGCTAAGCTACCAGCCCTTTGCCGTTGTTAAGAAAGAGTTCCATCCTTGGACGCAGAGGCCAGTGTACAAGTACGTAAATTTGGACGTTGCATTctgacaataataaaatcagttattaataaaagataaattcaaaaaatatatattctataattatttttataatgtaaaagatgtatatataattcgaatattataaatagaatcATCTTATATTAACAAGGGtgaataagttaatattttttaaaattaagttgaagttaatggcttataaaattaagttgttacgttaaaagttatatGAATAGCAAACTTAATTGAAAGTCGCATTGAAATTgagtacattaaaataaaatgaaaagtttaaaataacgttatttatattaaagacaattttaaaaattagattattctaaacaaaacaattataatagggatcattaaattcatttaaattatttcatttataaattaagctaaaaataaaataacaaagaaatagttttttttgttaaaacataattgtttttttacatttctttcatTGATAAATTTTGAGTTAATGAGTTATAGCTTATGTAttctaaaaatgaataattaaagttaaaaattaacttatttaaaattaatcaagttaaatgaaaagttattaactttttttatcagttACCATCCAACTGCTTGTTACTATCACTATTATAgtactatatttataattaagaaaatttaaatattaaataataaaattctgtcCCCTTTTCTTTGTAACGATATAACAATAACGGcgttaaaatatttcctttgttaattttctgtaatataaaaGACGATATTAATCGGAAGCTTAATATATATAGTCTTTGCTTATGATTGAAGGCCACCGGACGTTGCAATGTGCGGCAAGACTACTTATTCCGAAAGCTATATGGAGAACGATACGGTTTCCATGGAGAAGCCCTTCCTCCCCGTCACGGCATGCGTACTTCCTTACGGCGCGGAATTCGCGGATAAAACCATCTACAAGGAGAGCTATCTACCGGGTGACACGGAGCGCATGGAACCGGTTGTTCCCTGTGGCAATCTCTTTATCCCCGACGTAAAAATGTCCGCCGATACTACTAGCAAGGTGCGACTTTGTAATTCCTGAGTCgcacgttaaaaataaaaaccaataGTTTCTatttcgattaaaaattttcataactttcataatttttttattatgattttctCATTACCGAGTTACTTGCTTGCAGTTGAGTTATCAACCAGTCTGGACTGAGAAGCGAAAACCGTTTCTGCCACGCGTTAAGACCACGTTGGCAACCGCTAAAATGCAATCAGAAACGACGACTCGTTGCGAATACGTAGCGAAAACGACGTTACGTCCGGACCTTATCGTCCCCTCCGGCAACATCCGCACAGTCGACGTACCGTTGGAGGGAGACACGACCACTGGATTATCTTACATAAAACCCGACGTGATAAAACCTGTTCACAGCTACAAGCCCGTTACGCAATATTATAGGTAAAGAGAAACGATAAACGTATTTGCGAAGTCAAACGGTTCAAAGGACACCTGCGATGTAGGTAAAACTCGTCAGGAAATTTCCTCCTGAGGGGAAGGTCTCTAAAAACCTTGTTtaactttgtaattaatttctttattgtttcTGTATTCTTTTAACTTCGCTTTAACTTAACTACGTATTTGTTTACACGATATATCTAATTGGCGCTTATCAGCTGTTCAGCTGCATTTcgagttaaaaatattgcaatcgATCTTGCAACGTGCGCTCTGTCCAGGCCGGAAATTAAGATCGACTGCGAgacgataaataaattatcgtaTCAAACGTGGACGCCGCAACCTAAAGAGGAACTTCCGTGGGCTCGAAGGAGCAAATATCAAGCCCCGGAACATCCGATGACCAGCGACACAGTTTATCACATGAGTTATCCCGTGCCAGGTCATTATGTCGAGGACGATTCGAGCGCGAAGTGTCCTTGCCCGATCGAACAAACAGAATAAGGAATTTGTCTGCCCCGTACTCAATAGTAGCATTTTAAATGCGAATTTGGATTGAATAGTATCTCTCTGCTGTGTATcgaagataaattataatctattATACTTTGATATGACTTTAAACTCGCACCGACCAATTTCCCTATTTTTGGGAACAAAAATCTtattacgaataaaattattttagagtacaaaaaaatcacattctttaaattttttaatattaatttcgagtctattaaattttttaaaattttttaaagttaataacatACTACTAAACAAAGTGCGTAAGCTTTTGTcagtaaacaaaaatatgagAACAATTGCActaactaaaattaataatttgtaatgcaattatagcatatgattaattaataaggtAGATAAAGTCaagaattttttctacatttttttacagctcATTTCACAAGATTTCGGATACGGCAAGTACGTCGAGTAAATCGTGTGAATTCTATTCTAAATATAGCTACACTAATAAACAGACGGACTGCTGGATAGTAGCTTATCAAGTGAAAGATTCTTATTCGATTTTTCCATCTTGCCATTTTActcatattataataaattttgatgaaaaaaaaaaaaactttttattgtaataaaaaaacaagtacatatcttaaacaaataaatcactgcatacagaaaaaataatcacggttaaattaacaagaTATGCTTGGTTAagcattttttgataaaaataaaccgAATTTCTGATTAttacaatcaaatattttggTAGTCAAAAGTCACATTTAGATAACTCTACCTTTTCTGATTGAATCTATAAAACTTCTGTTATATAGCAGTACACATCATATCAGCATATAtcagtacataaaatatatattagtacgtttgatattctattatttattaaaaaaaaataaacgataGAATAAAAGACGCagcattcaatattttaaaatttctctcgCAGGTTCTCAAAATTGTGTTTGAAAACGAAAGTAAATGAAAGATGTGTTTTGACAGAGAGAgtacagtttttaattttatataaaaattaatttaggaaTCTGATAATTCCTACAGAAATTCTGGTTTGTTTTAAACAGACATGTCATAGTTTAATCTACCAGATTTTCAATTAatgcaattacatttttttcaatgtagtCGAAATCAGAATGCATGCAATCAAAatgtgattattttaaatctcaaTCAGAATGCGAGAGTAACCAAATTTGtctgtttattttaatgaaaattataaatcgttTACATTTCCAAACTATATcagaatatattcatattttaaattcaacttttttttagtacaaAGGTGCAATACTATCTCGATGTAGGGATGAATATCCATTGaagtagaaagaaaaaattaacaaccATTATATGTTCTACAATATACTTTATTCCGCGTACTTTATCTAAACATATGTGTCACGTTATATCGTAAAACATACAGGGGAGGGAATAGGGCACCGTAGTAACTATAactttaaagttattatagttaaaattttaaaaagtaaggAGGTTTTACGTAaactctataaaaattaatttccttactttctcctttttctctctatcttatacctataaaaatattttttaattctaaaaataattctaaaaattgatGTTATACATAAGATTTCAATCTAAAAAATCTTCGCAAGGACatcctaaattattttttagagataACTTATCTCTCGACAAAAATACCATGTAGATGCAAGAAACTTAAGATAtcacgaaaataaaaaacttcttaaaaatcaattaaaacatttaaatcgACGAGATCTTTGCAGAACTTGCCGAAATATTGCAAaacataaagtttaaaaatgcGCAAGGCACTTACTTTAGGTTACATCACACAATGCACGTTTAAATCTACTTAATATACGCTATATCATTCCTTTCAACATCACTTTCTTGCGTGATTAAAAATACAACGAAATCAAAACTTTAAATGATTTTGTTTTTCACGGTTACTTATttccaaaattcaaaatgcaTATAATGGCAATTTGACTAGGTGATCGTGAAAATAATGGTCTATGGATTGTTCGAATGTGAATACACTCTAAATCTCTCCTCAATAAATCTCTATCTA
Proteins encoded in this window:
- the LOC105832516 gene encoding phosphatidylinositol 4-kinase type 2-alpha; this translates as MSDSEQRQLHVPYREYHSQNNTSPATTAAAATAAAALVETDALVDLSIACPVTSGSSSSSSSSHHHQRLSSSQNDQPPSPSTADLLPDVEFIPGLSNDQTLTIDSSGIDRESQPLLGRLELDVTFNRFPDDPQFSELVWQAECAIDNGVYPERIYQGSSGSYFVKNPAGKIIGVFKPKDEEPYGRLNPKWTKWMHKLCCPCCFGRSCLIPNQGYLSEAGASLVDRKLGLGIVPNTRVVKLVSEVFNYPRLDRQKARMKQAIMDQFPTVGSHFNRIGLPPKVGSFQVFVDNYKDADYWLRRWENESMPTRLSREFQLQFERLVILDYIIRNTDRGNDNWLIKYDTSISKNGSEQGEVKIAAIDNGLAFPFKHPDSWRAYPYHWAWLTQAKQPFSEVTRELVLPQLSDQNFVQDLCDDLYQLFKQDKGFDKHHFDKQMSVMRGQILNLQQALKDAKSPVQLVQMPAVIVEKAKGNGTPRLFSFSDTFTQRFQNKSPFFSWC
- the LOC105832517 gene encoding stabilizer of axonemal microtubules 1 — its product is MEVVEVCSKRKASSCTKTMACPCKTKYKRYVQPPRTKSFAPERLYKIPSEQFEDRTTYHLSYLNVDRAAARCARLQPIRPVQAFQKSTGKFFDETTNKLSYQPVWQTVKAEPIIPKRRLLSTGVMETVTTVRHDYGMKHVERPEMIIPCGNIRTSSAPLDDTTMAKMSYVSPGLIEPVISFKPILKYRPSSQALSKETTQKLSYQPFAVVKKEFHPWTQRPVYKPPDVAMCGKTTYSESYMENDTVSMEKPFLPVTACVLPYGAEFADKTIYKESYLPGDTERMEPVVPCGNLFIPDVKMSADTTSKLSYQPVWTEKRKPFLPRVKTTLATAKMQSETTTRCEYVAKTTLRPDLIVPSGNIRTVDVPLEGDTTTGLSYIKPDVIKPVHSYKPVTQYYRPEIKIDCETINKLSYQTWTPQPKEELPWARRSKYQAPEHPMTSDTVYHMSYPVPGHYVEDDSSAKCPCPIEQTE